A section of the Rubritalea squalenifaciens DSM 18772 genome encodes:
- a CDS encoding D-alanyl-D-alanine carboxypeptidase family protein: MAAFSQPILAKESYVVVERHSGKVLLADNSEVKRPVASLTKIATSKVVLDWAQATNTNLSTMITVPSTINLVGGANPMSLQPGDQMTLRDALYSTLMGSDNKAALTLADHVGRELLMKRQLQGDPVGAFVVEMNKLAKSLGMTRTKFATPHGLVANPRDSYSTASDIARLSMHVMKDTAFGFYVKQTSREISVTRAATASESKVTVENTNKMLGGELKIKGIKTGTSQAAGQCIAICAERQPFVQKHEDGGATVTPVEMVVVILGSADREGQGKRLITQGWQMYDGWRSVGYPATADRREFILLPGGNS, encoded by the coding sequence GTGGCCGCATTTTCACAACCCATACTAGCTAAGGAGAGTTATGTGGTGGTGGAACGCCATTCTGGCAAGGTTTTGCTGGCTGATAACTCTGAGGTGAAGCGTCCTGTTGCCAGTCTGACCAAGATCGCCACAAGCAAGGTGGTTCTGGACTGGGCTCAGGCTACCAATACAAACCTGTCCACTATGATCACGGTGCCAAGTACCATCAATCTCGTGGGGGGAGCTAACCCGATGAGCTTGCAACCTGGTGATCAGATGACTCTCCGCGATGCACTCTATTCCACCTTGATGGGATCGGATAACAAAGCGGCCCTCACTTTGGCCGATCACGTAGGGCGTGAGTTGTTGATGAAACGACAGTTACAAGGGGATCCGGTAGGGGCTTTTGTCGTAGAAATGAACAAACTGGCTAAATCGCTGGGCATGACCCGCACAAAGTTTGCTACCCCGCATGGGCTTGTAGCTAATCCAAGGGATTCTTATTCTACAGCGTCTGATATTGCTCGCCTCTCCATGCACGTCATGAAGGACACGGCTTTTGGCTTCTATGTAAAACAGACTTCTCGCGAGATCAGTGTGACCAGAGCTGCTACTGCTTCAGAGAGCAAGGTCACTGTGGAGAATACCAATAAAATGCTTGGAGGTGAGCTGAAAATCAAAGGGATTAAAACAGGGACAAGTCAAGCAGCGGGGCAGTGCATTGCTATCTGTGCCGAGCGCCAGCCCTTTGTTCAGAAGCATGAAGACGGTGGGGCTACCGTGACTCCGGTTGAAATGGTTGTGGTTATTCTCGGGAGTGCGGATCGTGAGGGCCAGGGCAAGCGGCTTATTACCCAAGGCTGGCAAATGTATGACGGTTGGAGATCCGTCGGCTATCCAGCCACAGCTGACAGGAGGGAATTTATACTCCTGCCCGGTGGAAATTCCTAA
- a CDS encoding RNA recognition motif domain-containing protein, whose translation MSDTPNRQQNRGGGNRRPRRNNNRNRNRNNRNRPQQPPKPLKLTLWQKILKAIGLFDEEKARKQQQQTQKNTNKGTKSAAPKSNTRNAKSSTGGKRKPQRVPVESARLYVGNLSYDATEYDIEDLFKGIGTVKKVEIIYNRNTHKSKGYGFVQMLNTEEAKRAVDVLHDQPFMGRQLVVNGSKSRKDSDPAKEADNSEVSAS comes from the coding sequence ATGTCAGACACACCAAACAGACAACAGAACCGCGGAGGTGGCAATCGCCGCCCACGCCGTAACAACAACCGTAACCGTAATCGTAACAACAGAAACCGCCCACAGCAGCCACCCAAGCCTCTCAAGCTTACCCTGTGGCAGAAAATCCTTAAAGCTATCGGCCTCTTCGACGAAGAAAAAGCTCGTAAGCAGCAGCAACAAACTCAGAAGAATACCAATAAAGGTACCAAGAGCGCTGCACCAAAGTCCAATACCCGCAACGCCAAGTCCTCAACAGGCGGTAAGCGCAAACCACAGAGAGTCCCGGTTGAATCCGCTCGCCTCTACGTAGGCAACCTCTCTTATGACGCTACTGAATATGACATCGAGGACCTATTCAAAGGCATTGGCACTGTTAAGAAAGTAGAAATCATCTACAACCGTAATACCCACAAATCCAAAGGCTACGGCTTCGTTCAGATGCTCAACACTGAGGAAGCAAAGCGCGCTGTGGACGTATTACACGACCAGCCGTTCATGGGCCGCCAGCTCGTAGTTAACGGCTCCAAGTCCCGTAAGGACAGTGACCCAGCTAAAGAAGCAGACAACTCTGAAGTTTCCGCCTCCTAA
- the miaA gene encoding tRNA (adenosine(37)-N6)-dimethylallyltransferase MiaA, whose protein sequence is MPVYVCGPTASGKSALAIELAKQLHGEVVNGDAYQVYQGLETLTAAPSAEELSEVPHHLFSVLSPSENFDAMRYLELAKPVIEEIESRGKTAVIVGGSGMYLKFLTHGPSPVPAGDDSLRAALEQRSQESLVEEFQKLDPEGAAITNLKNPRYVIRALEICLLSGRPMSSIKNEWAEKCAEKEKDLKGIVLQWEPEALRRRIAKRTKLMLENGAIEEVRSHPELSATCEKAIGVPQIRSYLNGEIDLTTCEEKIFFATCQYAKRQRTWFKKEQWLSPRPMDAKRDIKSLVSSQCSDWDLNNPI, encoded by the coding sequence ATGCCCGTTTACGTCTGCGGTCCAACAGCCTCTGGCAAATCAGCCCTCGCCATCGAACTCGCCAAACAACTCCATGGCGAGGTCGTCAATGGTGATGCCTACCAAGTCTACCAAGGTCTGGAAACACTTACCGCAGCACCCTCTGCTGAAGAGCTCAGCGAGGTTCCCCATCACCTCTTCTCCGTACTCTCACCAAGCGAGAACTTCGATGCCATGCGCTATCTGGAGTTGGCCAAACCAGTCATCGAAGAAATCGAATCAAGAGGCAAAACCGCCGTCATCGTTGGAGGCTCGGGCATGTACCTCAAGTTCCTTACTCACGGTCCCTCCCCGGTTCCTGCGGGTGATGACTCTCTGCGAGCCGCACTAGAGCAGCGCAGTCAGGAGTCCCTGGTAGAGGAATTTCAGAAACTCGATCCTGAGGGAGCCGCCATCACCAACCTCAAGAACCCCCGCTACGTCATACGAGCCTTGGAGATCTGCCTGCTCTCAGGACGCCCCATGTCTTCTATCAAGAATGAATGGGCTGAGAAATGTGCAGAGAAAGAAAAAGACCTCAAAGGCATCGTTCTCCAGTGGGAGCCCGAAGCTCTGCGCCGGCGCATCGCCAAGCGTACCAAGCTCATGCTCGAGAACGGGGCGATCGAAGAAGTGCGTAGTCATCCCGAGCTATCTGCCACCTGTGAGAAAGCCATCGGCGTCCCCCAGATCCGTTCCTACCTCAATGGTGAGATCGATCTCACCACCTGCGAAGAAAAGATCTTCTTTGCCACCTGTCAGTACGCCAAACGCCAACGCACCTGGTTCAAGAAAGAGCAATGGCTTAGCCCCCGCCCCATGGATGCGAAGCGAGATATAAAGTCGCTTGTTAGTTCTCAATGTTCAGATTGGGATCTTAATAATCCCATTTGA
- the alr gene encoding alanine racemase codes for MKSIQSPPRTWAEINLSALKQNLKLARERSGQRVMAVLKAGAYGHGLEQIAKALDSEGLPFFGVASVIEARRLAAIGIQTRIYLLGPTFPDERAEAVYHRWVISISTKEEADHVNTLNQGNDPLPVHITLDTGMGRGGFLPDQLTEGLAHIKSLPNLTVEGIGSHLPSADEDKTFTLAQFKTFESAFDPSEFQYIHIANSAGLLDYRSKITNMVRPGLMLYGISPLLEYQDELMPVMTLKSRVSLIRTLPKGHGISYGRETILERDTRVATIGAGYGDGYPRSLSSKGTEVIIRGKRCKLLGRVTMDQIMVDVTDLPDCETGDEVELFGPELLVSEIAQKAGTIAWEILTGITPRVTRIYL; via the coding sequence GTGAAGAGCATCCAGTCACCTCCGAGAACTTGGGCGGAAATCAATCTTTCCGCGCTGAAACAGAATCTCAAACTAGCCCGTGAACGCTCAGGGCAGCGGGTGATGGCAGTACTCAAGGCCGGAGCCTATGGACACGGCCTAGAGCAGATCGCCAAAGCTCTGGATAGCGAAGGCCTCCCCTTCTTCGGAGTGGCTAGCGTGATTGAAGCCCGGCGTCTTGCGGCCATAGGAATCCAAACACGCATCTATCTACTTGGCCCCACATTTCCCGACGAACGCGCTGAGGCTGTGTATCACCGCTGGGTGATCTCTATATCAACTAAAGAAGAAGCCGATCACGTCAACACGCTCAATCAAGGAAATGATCCCCTTCCTGTCCACATCACTCTGGACACCGGTATGGGACGCGGTGGATTCCTTCCTGACCAGCTCACCGAAGGCCTGGCACACATCAAGAGTCTGCCAAACCTTACAGTAGAAGGCATTGGATCCCACCTTCCCTCGGCCGATGAAGACAAGACCTTCACCCTGGCACAGTTCAAGACCTTTGAATCCGCCTTTGATCCCAGCGAATTCCAGTACATCCACATCGCCAATTCAGCGGGCTTACTGGACTATCGCTCCAAGATTACGAACATGGTCCGCCCAGGGCTTATGCTCTACGGCATCTCTCCATTGCTAGAGTATCAGGACGAGCTTATGCCAGTGATGACCCTGAAGTCACGAGTCTCCCTCATACGGACTTTACCAAAAGGCCATGGCATTTCTTACGGTCGCGAAACAATTCTCGAGAGAGACACCCGCGTGGCCACGATCGGTGCAGGCTATGGTGATGGCTATCCACGATCACTGTCTAGCAAAGGAACCGAGGTCATCATCAGGGGTAAGCGCTGCAAGCTGCTTGGCCGTGTCACTATGGATCAAATCATGGTCGACGTCACAGACCTTCCCGATTGTGAAACTGGTGATGAAGTAGAACTCTTTGGCCCGGAACTTTTGGTCAGTGAAATTGCTCAGAAGGCTGGCACCATTGCTTGGGAGATTCTAACGGGTATCACTCCGCGTGTTACTCGGATTTACCTCTAA
- a CDS encoding DUF3109 family protein has translation MFSIYKDTARIVGDQVRRADVDHEAFSMLIKPCELSRCKATCCYDGVYLGLEEARVIYQLVDAARPRFEGYGLDLPQDVLMSARDGRAIKTMVREAKPEELAKDFPKHFEKTRCVFLDDLGRCGLQRMSMEDELGDWYLKPLTCWIHPIVILPPMNEREVPLVTLVNRDNDPQKKEGYPGYGSCTHCGREDKEGMPAYQVLEAEIRALGKLAGRDIHGEILLNLSR, from the coding sequence ATGTTCAGCATCTACAAAGATACCGCGAGAATTGTTGGTGATCAGGTGCGCAGGGCTGATGTGGACCATGAGGCATTTTCCATGTTGATCAAACCTTGTGAGTTGAGTCGGTGCAAGGCGACTTGTTGCTATGACGGGGTTTATCTGGGTCTTGAGGAGGCGCGGGTCATCTATCAGCTGGTGGATGCCGCCCGCCCACGATTCGAGGGCTATGGCTTGGATTTACCTCAGGATGTACTGATGAGTGCTCGCGACGGTAGAGCGATCAAGACGATGGTGCGTGAGGCCAAGCCAGAGGAACTTGCTAAAGATTTTCCAAAGCACTTTGAGAAAACCAGATGTGTGTTTCTGGATGACTTGGGGCGCTGTGGACTACAGCGCATGAGTATGGAGGATGAACTTGGGGACTGGTACCTGAAGCCTCTAACATGCTGGATTCATCCTATCGTTATCTTGCCTCCCATGAATGAGAGGGAAGTGCCCTTGGTTACCTTAGTTAACCGTGATAATGACCCCCAGAAGAAGGAGGGTTATCCAGGATATGGTTCATGCACACACTGTGGGCGCGAGGACAAAGAGGGCATGCCTGCTTATCAAGTCTTGGAAGCTGAAATCAGAGCGTTGGGTAAATTGGCAGGGCGCGATATTCACGGAGAAATTCTTCTTAACCTCTCTCGTTAG
- a CDS encoding rhodanese-like domain-containing protein, with protein sequence MKPQRLLMATLLMVGCVDQTEMTESVNEAVPVKAKQESQDVPKKEDSAPVKKGEITQASIEQVFELKTQGRAVLIDTRPSIFFALGHIDGAESFPLKEFTEIKGKLFERVKQVKSEGKTVIIYCANVKCPDSHEMAVKLAEQGYDVSVFKEGWELWKEAGLD encoded by the coding sequence ATGAAACCGCAACGACTGCTGATGGCTACCCTCCTGATGGTAGGTTGTGTCGATCAGACTGAGATGACTGAATCCGTGAATGAGGCGGTGCCGGTGAAAGCTAAGCAGGAATCTCAGGATGTACCAAAGAAGGAGGATTCTGCTCCTGTAAAGAAGGGGGAAATCACTCAAGCTAGTATCGAGCAGGTTTTCGAATTGAAGACGCAAGGGAGAGCCGTTCTCATTGATACCCGACCTTCCATTTTCTTTGCTCTAGGTCACATTGACGGAGCGGAAAGTTTCCCTCTGAAGGAATTTACTGAGATCAAAGGTAAGCTCTTTGAGCGAGTGAAGCAGGTCAAGTCTGAGGGAAAAACAGTCATTATCTATTGTGCCAACGTGAAATGCCCCGACTCCCATGAGATGGCCGTTAAGCTTGCGGAGCAAGGTTATGATGTGAGCGTCTTCAAAGAAGGTTGGGAGCTCTGGAAAGAAGCGGGTCTAGATTAG
- a CDS encoding helix-turn-helix transcriptional regulator → MFSDEFRALAKPQVLAILEAVKKSQGKTVAELSKELEMSYMGVKQHCMKLEVMGFLKTWRVPRKGAGRPEKLYILTDKCDSLFPQAGVELSLNVMEGVKKFFGDNAPEKILFHHYEQLRVAWSPVVKKGKSLVEKATRLADLRDKAGCFSRCHYSPAEGFRIEEYHHPMRDLFEKYPAAVQQEVRMMEILLGSKIERKVKKMEKGGEMVVYEIAVLG, encoded by the coding sequence ATGTTTTCAGATGAGTTTCGAGCACTGGCAAAGCCGCAGGTATTAGCGATCTTAGAGGCGGTAAAGAAGTCTCAGGGGAAGACCGTGGCTGAATTGTCCAAGGAGCTGGAGATGAGTTATATGGGGGTGAAACAGCACTGTATGAAGCTGGAGGTAATGGGCTTTTTGAAGACCTGGAGAGTACCCCGCAAAGGTGCAGGACGTCCGGAAAAGCTCTATATACTCACTGATAAGTGCGATTCTCTTTTTCCTCAGGCGGGGGTGGAACTCTCACTGAATGTGATGGAGGGAGTGAAGAAGTTTTTCGGAGATAATGCTCCTGAGAAGATTTTGTTCCATCACTATGAGCAGCTCAGAGTGGCCTGGTCACCGGTGGTGAAGAAAGGCAAGTCACTCGTGGAAAAGGCGACTCGTCTAGCCGACTTGAGGGACAAGGCTGGCTGCTTCAGCCGCTGCCACTACAGCCCGGCTGAGGGCTTCCGGATCGAGGAATACCATCATCCGATGCGTGATCTGTTTGAGAAATATCCGGCTGCTGTTCAGCAAGAGGTCCGCATGATGGAAATTTTGCTGGGTTCGAAGATTGAGCGTAAGGTGAAAAAGATGGAGAAGGGCGGCGAAATGGTCGTCTATGAAATTGCGGTTCTTGGTTAA
- a CDS encoding HesB/IscA family protein, translated as MITLSTAAVKELKSLLETKNAPAGTGLRLGVQKGGCAGLSYTMQVSEAEEGDITLEQEGVVVHISPDSVEYLKGCVINYEYSLSDSGFKIVNPNASRSCGCGTSFEAKGEEGTYDPANECK; from the coding sequence ATGATTACTCTCTCAACCGCAGCCGTTAAAGAACTCAAGTCACTCCTCGAGACAAAAAATGCTCCAGCAGGCACCGGCCTTAGACTCGGAGTCCAGAAAGGCGGCTGCGCTGGATTAAGCTATACCATGCAGGTTAGTGAGGCCGAAGAAGGCGACATCACCCTAGAGCAGGAAGGTGTCGTCGTTCATATTTCACCGGATTCCGTCGAATACCTGAAAGGCTGCGTGATCAACTATGAGTATTCTCTCAGTGACTCTGGCTTCAAGATCGTCAACCCAAATGCATCCCGCTCATGCGGCTGCGGCACTTCCTTCGAGGCAAAAGGCGAAGAAGGAACCTACGATCCAGCCAACGAGTGCAAGTAA
- a CDS encoding DUF5685 family protein produces MFGFTQSPAACCQKSSASTYRSHFCGLSCRLRKDYGHSARFLVNRDSSFLSILGSALAPYSAPLTTVTCCNPLATPTPLAIDSSVQQFSAAVAVCGLTAKCSDDAVDENRFHRMAASSLLALTNNWKDKAIATLNTTGFPTKQTLSTLSRQAQIEEPSARVQAVAEPTALAYSDIFSHLGTILSVPQQRPLAELGHSLGSLIYYRDAADDLQKDQKNGRYNPLIYRPLDELKEAAEQAFLTLKNALSSLPLNRHQQLVTDIVARTEAFHADLVPAPTNSEDQKQKKDRNCLNYCDCCDCDCCDCIPCGAGSSLTCSSISCSPAESGSSCCDSCNCCDSCDCCPCN; encoded by the coding sequence GTGTTCGGATTTACTCAATCACCTGCTGCCTGTTGCCAAAAATCCTCTGCGAGCACCTACCGCAGCCACTTCTGCGGTCTATCCTGCAGGCTGCGCAAAGACTACGGACACAGTGCGCGATTTTTAGTCAACCGAGACTCCTCCTTCCTCTCGATTCTGGGTTCAGCGCTGGCTCCGTATTCAGCTCCGTTGACTACGGTCACCTGCTGCAATCCACTGGCAACTCCCACCCCATTGGCTATTGACAGCTCGGTCCAGCAATTCAGTGCGGCAGTCGCCGTATGCGGCCTAACAGCGAAATGCAGCGACGATGCAGTAGATGAAAATCGTTTTCACCGCATGGCTGCCAGCTCCCTCTTGGCGCTCACGAATAACTGGAAGGACAAAGCCATTGCCACACTGAATACGACAGGATTTCCGACAAAGCAGACGCTCTCCACATTGAGTCGACAAGCTCAAATCGAAGAACCTTCCGCCAGGGTTCAAGCCGTCGCGGAGCCCACAGCACTGGCCTACTCAGATATCTTTAGCCACCTCGGCACCATACTATCTGTGCCGCAGCAGCGTCCCTTAGCCGAACTGGGACATTCACTCGGATCACTGATCTATTACAGAGATGCCGCAGACGACTTGCAAAAGGATCAAAAAAACGGCCGCTACAACCCACTTATCTACAGACCTCTGGATGAGCTTAAAGAAGCAGCCGAACAAGCATTTCTCACCCTGAAGAATGCACTATCTTCTCTACCCCTCAATAGACATCAGCAATTGGTCACGGATATCGTAGCTCGTACTGAAGCCTTTCATGCGGATCTTGTCCCAGCCCCAACGAACTCAGAAGATCAGAAGCAAAAGAAAGACCGGAACTGTCTGAACTATTGCGATTGCTGCGATTGTGATTGCTGTGACTGCATTCCTTGCGGCGCCGGATCCAGCCTGACTTGCTCCAGCATCAGCTGCAGCCCCGCGGAGTCCGGCTCAAGCTGCTGTGACTCGTGCAATTGCTGCGATTCTTGCGATTGCTGCCCCTGCAACTAA
- a CDS encoding exodeoxyribonuclease III, translating to MRLISWNVNGIRAVLNKGFAEWFASEQPDILCLQETKARPEQVELPLEFAGYHQYWNAAEKAGYSGTLILTKHKPLSVTNGIDIEHHDTEGRVITAEFEDFYLITVYTPNAQNELRRLDYRMEWDADFLTYCKELEKSKPVIFCGDLNVAHTEIDLARPKQNRKSAGFSDQERAGFDNIVNAGFVDTFRHFYPETTDAYTWWSYRAGARGKNVGWRIDYFCTSESLKPKLKSASILADVMGSDHCPVTLELH from the coding sequence ATGAGACTCATTTCTTGGAACGTTAACGGAATCCGCGCTGTATTGAACAAAGGTTTTGCTGAATGGTTTGCCTCCGAGCAACCGGACATTCTCTGCCTACAGGAGACCAAAGCCCGCCCTGAGCAGGTGGAACTCCCCCTCGAGTTTGCAGGCTACCACCAATACTGGAATGCTGCAGAGAAAGCCGGCTACTCAGGCACCCTCATTCTCACCAAGCACAAGCCTCTCAGTGTCACTAACGGCATCGATATCGAGCATCACGACACGGAAGGCCGAGTCATCACGGCTGAATTCGAAGATTTTTACCTGATCACCGTCTATACGCCAAACGCACAAAACGAACTGCGCAGACTCGACTACCGCATGGAATGGGATGCAGACTTCCTCACCTATTGTAAGGAACTGGAGAAATCTAAGCCGGTCATTTTCTGCGGTGACCTCAATGTGGCCCACACTGAGATCGACCTCGCCCGCCCTAAACAGAACCGCAAGAGTGCGGGTTTCTCGGATCAAGAGCGAGCTGGCTTCGACAACATCGTGAATGCTGGCTTTGTCGATACCTTCCGCCATTTCTATCCAGAAACTACCGATGCCTACACCTGGTGGTCCTATCGTGCCGGAGCAAGAGGCAAGAACGTGGGCTGGAGAATTGATTATTTCTGCACCTCAGAGTCGCTAAAGCCCAAGCTCAAGTCCGCCTCCATTTTGGCGGATGTCATGGGCTCCGACCACTGCCCCGTCACTCTCGAGCTACACTAG
- a CDS encoding TIGR01777 family oxidoreductase — translation MKKRTIVISGANGFIGRYLSRFYRDNGWRVVAIARSEKGLATGVDYHPWDGMTLGDWAKALDGAELLVNLAGRSVNCRYGEKNKRTIRESRVQSTQVLGEAIRRCSNPPALWVNSSTATIYRHAEDRPQGDFDGELGTGFSVEVAKSWEESFFGAEVPGTVRKVAMRTAIVFAEEKGTVWDVLVKLSKKWLGGTMGNGRQKVSWIHIGDFCRVVEWLRLHEEASGVYNVSAPNPIDNRELMKQARKAAGRCFGLPSAKWMLEIGAFFLRTETELILKSRWVVPTRLLEEGFEFRSEEFGEMFNKWRKD, via the coding sequence ATGAAAAAGAGAACGATAGTAATCAGCGGAGCAAACGGATTCATAGGGCGGTACTTGAGCCGCTTTTACCGGGACAATGGCTGGCGGGTGGTTGCCATTGCCCGAAGTGAGAAAGGTTTGGCCACTGGAGTGGACTATCATCCTTGGGATGGAATGACTCTGGGGGATTGGGCGAAGGCGCTGGATGGTGCGGAGCTGCTGGTCAATCTGGCTGGGCGCAGTGTGAACTGCCGCTACGGAGAGAAGAACAAGCGGACCATCCGTGAGTCTCGCGTCCAGAGCACCCAGGTGCTCGGGGAGGCCATTCGCCGCTGCAGCAATCCGCCAGCACTGTGGGTGAACTCTAGTACGGCGACGATTTATCGTCATGCGGAGGACAGGCCGCAGGGAGATTTTGATGGGGAATTGGGGACAGGTTTTTCTGTGGAGGTGGCCAAATCCTGGGAGGAAAGCTTCTTTGGTGCTGAGGTTCCGGGCACGGTGAGGAAAGTGGCCATGAGAACAGCCATCGTCTTTGCCGAGGAGAAGGGAACGGTCTGGGATGTGCTGGTGAAGCTGAGCAAGAAGTGGCTCGGCGGTACGATGGGTAACGGCAGGCAGAAGGTCAGCTGGATACACATCGGGGATTTCTGTAGGGTCGTTGAATGGCTTCGCCTTCATGAGGAAGCCAGTGGTGTCTACAACGTGAGCGCTCCCAATCCCATTGATAACCGTGAACTCATGAAGCAGGCGCGTAAGGCTGCGGGGAGGTGCTTTGGTCTTCCTTCTGCCAAATGGATGTTAGAGATCGGGGCTTTCTTTCTAAGGACCGAGACGGAACTCATTCTCAAAAGCCGCTGGGTGGTGCCGACTAGACTGCTGGAGGAAGGTTTTGAGTTTCGCAGTGAGGAGTTCGGAGAGATGTTTAACAAGTGGCGGAAGGACTGA